One stretch of Bombus vancouverensis nearcticus chromosome 16, iyBomVanc1_principal, whole genome shotgun sequence DNA includes these proteins:
- the Pfdn1 gene encoding prefoldin subunit 1, producing the protein MAREPDEELRKAFSQLHEKMIDTTQKLKLADLQIDKLKRSKQFAELTMKEITSYPENTKTYESVGRMFLLDDIDSIKAGLKKRMKNADEKVKTLENNKTYLQQNLKECENNIREMIQQRQNKDTSG; encoded by the coding sequence ATGGCAAGGGAACCGGATGAAGAGTTAAGGAAAGCGTTCTCGCAATTGCATGAGAAAATGATTGATACCacgcaaaaattgaaattagcAGATTTGCAAATTGACAAATTGAAACGATCTAAACAATTTGCCGAGCTGACAATGAAAGAGATAACCTCTTATCCTGAGAACACAAAGACGTACGAATCAGTCGGCAGGATGTTCCTTTTGGATGACATAGATAGCATAAAGGCCGGTCTcaagaaacgaatgaaaaatgcTGATGAAAAAGTGAAGactttagaaaataataaaacgtatTTACAACAGAACTTAAAAGAATGTGAAAACAACATTAGGGAAATGATCCAACAAAGACAGAATAAAGACACGTCTGGTTAA